A single region of the Thermococcus paralvinellae genome encodes:
- a CDS encoding ABC transporter substrate-binding protein, with amino-acid sequence MKKCLILLLIGVLMFSVISSGCITGTKTVTPEKSISPTISSSTSTQEKNEVVLRLIGPNGEEKALTLEDIKKLPQFEGKGGLKTKAGSIKAVGTYKGVLLTDLLKLVNGLSPDYNYIITAADGYSVTVSYDFVLGKGIDTMDENGNPIKGSVVPIIAYEFNGKPIEFKLDENIYPLQIALVNKDRCYITPGNLWVKAVIRIEVIKAAEGNEETTTKTGYVEVTDFRGKTVRIKQPVERIVSLYGLATQMVYLLGEGEKVLGSTPLAMNDAFIQLIDPGMKNRMIFVGSPKSANVEEVKKLNPDVVFTAAWGNERLNEQIENLGIPVIALDLETVENYLKSLEIMGKALGKEDKAREAIEYYKSAMKVVTERTAKIPESEKPRVLLIYYSLKSKAFKAPGREYFQNVLIEMAGGISVSKELPGGWNVINVEQVARWDPDVILVVSYSLKYPSTKVKEDILNDPAWSSIKAVKEGKVYAMPNDGESWDYPAPKWILGLYWTAKVLHPDLFKDLNIKKKADEFYQKFFGISIDKVKIVGDIS; translated from the coding sequence GTGAAAAAGTGCTTAATACTGCTTTTGATTGGAGTCCTGATGTTTAGCGTGATTTCAAGCGGGTGTATAACTGGAACAAAAACAGTCACCCCTGAAAAGAGCATCTCACCAACAATTTCAAGTTCAACTTCAACACAGGAAAAGAACGAAGTAGTTTTGAGGCTCATTGGTCCTAATGGTGAAGAAAAAGCCTTAACTCTTGAAGACATTAAAAAACTGCCACAGTTTGAGGGTAAAGGAGGACTTAAGACAAAAGCAGGCTCCATCAAAGCTGTTGGGACTTACAAAGGCGTTCTTCTTACCGATCTCCTCAAGCTTGTGAATGGTCTTTCTCCTGACTATAATTACATTATAACAGCAGCAGATGGATATTCAGTTACCGTAAGCTATGATTTTGTTCTTGGAAAGGGCATCGATACAATGGACGAGAACGGCAACCCCATTAAAGGGAGCGTTGTGCCAATAATAGCCTATGAGTTCAATGGGAAACCCATAGAATTCAAACTCGACGAGAACATTTATCCTCTCCAGATTGCTCTCGTAAATAAGGACAGATGCTACATAACACCTGGAAACCTGTGGGTTAAGGCTGTCATAAGAATAGAAGTAATCAAAGCAGCTGAAGGAAATGAAGAAACCACAACAAAAACAGGATATGTGGAAGTTACTGACTTCAGAGGAAAAACAGTTAGAATAAAGCAGCCGGTTGAAAGGATAGTCTCACTCTATGGCCTTGCAACTCAAATGGTTTACCTGCTCGGTGAAGGAGAAAAGGTTCTTGGGAGTACACCACTAGCAATGAACGATGCCTTTATTCAACTAATCGACCCAGGAATGAAAAACAGGATGATATTCGTTGGTAGTCCCAAAAGTGCAAACGTTGAAGAAGTCAAAAAGCTCAACCCTGATGTAGTATTTACAGCCGCATGGGGTAATGAGAGGCTCAACGAACAGATTGAGAATCTCGGCATTCCAGTAATTGCGTTGGACTTAGAAACTGTCGAAAACTACCTGAAGAGTCTTGAGATAATGGGCAAAGCACTCGGAAAGGAAGACAAGGCAAGAGAAGCAATTGAATATTACAAGAGCGCCATGAAAGTTGTGACTGAAAGAACAGCCAAAATACCGGAAAGTGAAAAGCCAAGGGTTCTGCTTATTTATTACAGTCTAAAGAGCAAAGCCTTCAAAGCTCCAGGCAGGGAATATTTCCAGAATGTTCTCATTGAAATGGCGGGAGGAATAAGCGTTTCTAAAGAATTACCAGGGGGATGGAATGTAATAAACGTTGAACAGGTTGCAAGGTGGGATCCAGATGTTATACTCGTTGTTAGCTATTCCCTAAAATATCCAAGTACCAAGGTTAAAGAGGACATACTCAATGATCCAGCATGGAGTAGTATAAAAGCTGTAAAGGAAGGCAAAGTTTATGCAATGCCCAACGATGGGGAGAGCTGGGACTACCCAGCGCCAAAGTGGATTCTTGGCTTATACTGGACTGCCAAAGTTCTGCATCCAGACCTCTTCAAGGACTTGAACATTAAGAAGAAAGCGGATGAGTTCTATCAGAAGTTCTTCGGAATAAGCATCGACAAAGTTAAGATAGTTGGTGATATAAGTTGA